The Ooceraea biroi isolate clonal line C1 chromosome 1, Obir_v5.4, whole genome shotgun sequence genome has a window encoding:
- the LOC105280351 gene encoding putative zinc metalloproteinase YIL108W, translating into MVLADATLADNHHRHRAFAANGNPEGITISNLVDGETLTYSLALIRGRAPALCSYITVRGHKNVTSQWPIVAGQFRVLVDLARGPNKLELEAGGHKRRLSLKYEPRTTRLRVTPVYVICAAHDGYFQGPRNEDRSPESAATRIGLGARLLQTLTAEKLIEAGYGRKTFQLERDLDGPECLVMHSMLHVDRARAMKQRELWELIARELMTGPLASKDRKYLAFLSCTRYRGAPSPRTHEDTLARTQGHAALGGGGLALFGSACLHTWPTCMAQVLPRFLDTTVIDTEQLMDDSNYRGTHGACLATTLGSVLHELGHTFDLGHTREGIMGRGFDYVDRVFVGAAGIDFNRNPIRRDPQHTTVALSRPLSVTVTVQAPVMSSPRRGRLLSETSRPSPLLTSRQLPGRLSAPASPELNRSLSKSLIACEPPSQPDRTFWSPSCAALLAYHRWFNNEMDNFSNRHHHEIEYDGKRNVVRSRYGVRVVELRETSGGMVACSRQFPGPRPPLEALVPPPPPHCLITLTLVAEDSTGNVLKHPLPTAF; encoded by the exons ATG GTACTTGCGGACGCGACACTGGCGGACAATCATCACCGTCATCGCGCTTTCGCGGCGAACGGTAACCCGGAAGGTATCACGATAAGCAACTTGGTGGACGGTGAAACCTTGACTTACAGCTTGGCCCTGATAAGAGGTCGAGCACCCGCGCTATGCAGTTACATTACCGTTCGGGGTCACAAGAACGTGACCTCGCAGTGGCCGATCGTCGCGGGACAGTTCCGGGTCCTGGTGGATCTGGCACGTGGTCCGAACAAATTAGAACTCGAGGCAGGCGGGCACAAAAGGAGACTGTCCCTTAAGTACGAGCCAAGAACTACTAGGCTGCGAGTGACACCAGTCTACGTCATCTGTGCGGCTCATGACGGCTACTTTCAG GGTCCGCGCAATGAGGACCGTTCGCCCGAGAGCGCGGCAACGAGAATAGGGCTTGGGGCTCGGCTGTTACAGACTCTGACAGCCGAGAAACTCATAGAAGCCGGCTACGGCAGGAAAACCTTTCAATTGGAGAGAGATCTCGACGGCCCGGAGTGTTTGGTGATGCACAGTATGCTTCACGTCGACCGGGCACGAGCGATGAAGCAAAGGGAGCTTTGGGAGTTGATCGCTCGCGAGCTGATGACCGGGCCCTTGGCGTCCAAGGATCGCAAGTACCTGGCATTTCTGTCGTGCACGAGGTATCGCGGCGCGCCTAGCCCCCGGACGCACGAGGACACTTTAGCACGAACGCAGGGTCACGCCGCTCTCGGCGGTGGTGGCTTAGCGCTTTTCGGTTCGGCGTGTCTTCACACCTGGCCTACGTGTATGGCTCAG GTATTACCGAGATTCCTGGACACTACCGTCATCGACACCGAACAACTCATGGACGACAGTAATTACCGTGGTACGCACGGTGCTTGTCTGGCGACGACATTAGGTTCGGTTTTGCACGAACTTGGTCATACCTTTGATCTCGGTCACACCCGAGAAGGAATAATGGGCCGAGGCTTCGACTATGTCGATCGGGTTTTCGTGGGTGCGGCTGGAATCGACTTTAATCGTAATCCTATCAGAAGGGATCCCCAGCACACGACTGTCGCTCTCAGTAGACCTCTCAGCGTTACGGTAACTGTGCAAGCACCTGTAATGTCGAGTCCCCGAAGAGGTAGATTGCTCTCAGAGACTTCTAGACCTTCGCCATTACTTACTTCGAGACAATTGCCTGGAAGATTATCAGCACCAGCCAGTCCTGAACTGAATAGATCTCTCTCGAAGAGTCTGATTGCCTGCGAACCTCCTTCACAGCCTGACCGGACGTTCTGGAGTCCATCGTGTGCGGCGTTGCTCGCGTATCATCGCTGGTTCAATAACGAAATGGACAATTTTTCCAACAGACATCATCACGAAATAGAGTACGACGGAAAAAG AAACGTGGTGAGATCACGATATGGAGTACGGGTGGTAGAGCTTAGGGAAACCTCAGGAGGGATGGTTGCGTGTTCTCGTCAATTCCCTGGACCGCGACCGCCCTTGGAAGCTCTAGTTCCACCGCCTCCACCTCACTGCCTCATCACTCTCACCCTCGTTGCAGAGGACTCCACCGGGAATGTGCTCAAACATCCTCTTCCCACTGCCTTTTAA
- the LOC105280352 gene encoding pleckstrin homology domain-containing family A member 8: MSSGDTNVEEKTTMSLDRLHFPEIIDGKINTEEFLRAAREVVRTVDKFGKLFAPVRYDMQGNIDKLTNRYSMDTKSNSTLQDMVLLEKSTEPEKYLIAVDALMWLRRALHLILLFFEKIIEDHKTGKATEDLVAFLREAYKETLEPYHGWMAQQLFNLLSRMTPTRSQLLLALANGETEKEEVTLRDMELSLINLKKNVVALKTFYSEHDLEVTTVV, from the exons ATGTCATCCGGCGATACGAATGTCGAGGAAAAAACCACGATGTCACTCGATAGACTGCATTTTCCCGAGATAATCGACGGCAAGATAAACACCGAGGAGTTCCTGCGGGCCGCTCGCGAGGTCGTGCGGACAGTCG ataaattcgGCAAACTGTTCGCTCCCGTACGATACGACATGCAAGGCAACATTGAC AAACTCACAAACAGATATTCTATGGACACGAAAAGTAACTCGACCCTGCAGGACATGGTTTTGCTCGAGAAGTCCACTGAACCTGAGAAATACCTGATTGCGGTTGATGCTCTGATGTGGCTAAGAAG GGCTTTACACCTGATTCTATTATTCTTTGAAAAGATTATAGAGGACCACAAAACTGGGAAAGCGACGGAAGACTTAGTGGCGTTCCTGCGAGAGGCGTACAAGGAAACGCTGGAGCCATACCATGGCTGGATGGCACAGCAATTGTTCAAT CTGTTATCACGTATGACGCCCACTCGTTCGCAGCTCCTGCTAGCACTAGCGAATGGGGAAACGGAGAAAGAAGAAGTGACTCTACGTGACATGGAGTTATCTTTGATAAATCTGAAGAAGAATGTAGTAGCGCTAAAGACGTTTTACAGTGAACATGACCTAGAAGTTACTACTGTAGTGTAA
- the LOC105280353 gene encoding transmembrane protein 17B, whose product MWMWRTSVITASDRIFPGLAHYDKKREFYDIGNQIQSNLPLQMALYFNVWVYPLWFLVMLVNLDAKYYYLTDVYKFITVAVFSVISIFEGIRLYLGYLGNLAEKIPELASFWLVSTLIHFPLEMFLLLDKKTKAHISETIANGSMMFLLVIEIVTATVALRKLAEHHAKRFYVAQLYGIDDRTH is encoded by the exons ATGTGGATGTGGAGAACGTCGGTTATTACCGCGTCGGATCGTATATTTCCCGGCTTAGCgcattatgataaaaaaaggGAATTTTATGATATAG GAAATCAAATACAGTCCAATTTGCCACTCCAAATGGCACTGTACTTTAATGTATGGGTTTATCCTCTGTGGTTTCTCGTAATGCTCGTTAATTTAGATGCAAAA tATTATTACTTGACAGACGTATACAAGTTTATAACTGTAGCAGTGTTTAGTGTCATATCAATATTCGAGGGTATACGACTCTACCTGGGATACTTGGGAAATTTAGCGGAAAAG ATTCCAGAATTGGCAAGCTTCTGGTTGGTTTCCACTCTCATACATTTCCCGTTGGAGATGTTTCTCCTGCTCGATAAGAAAACCAAAGCTCATATCAGTGAAACGATCGCTAATGGTAGCATGATGTTTCTGCTTGTTATAGAAATTGTAACAGCCACGGTAGCTTTAAGGAAGCTGGCAGAGCATCATGCTAAAAGATTTTATGTTGCACAATTATATGGTATTGATGACAGGACACATTAA
- the LOC105280355 gene encoding translation machinery-associated protein 7 homolog has product MSGRDGGKKKPLKAPKKESKELDDQDVAFKQKQKEQQKALAEAAKKASQKGPLVTGGIKKSGKK; this is encoded by the coding sequence ATGTCTGGTCGAGACGGAGGCAAAAAGAAGCCCCTGAAGGCGCCCAAGAAGGAATCAAAAGAGTTAGATGACCAAGACGTAGCGTTTAAGCAGAAGCAAAAGGAACAGCAAAAAGCATTAGCTGAGGCAGCAAAAAAAGCCAGCCAAAAGGGTCCTTTAGTCACTGGTGGTATAAAAAAATCTGGGAAGAAATGA
- the LOC105280354 gene encoding dihydrofolate reductase isoform X2, translating to MYTRLLHRFYSSANMPPKLELIAAACENMGIGINGDLPWRLKTEMAFFTRMTSDTKDANKKNVVLMGRRTWDCIPDKYRPLKGRINMVLTSQSLDYGDKAITCKSIPHAVEVITRMQDQVERVWVIGGSSVYEAAMKSPHFGRLYLTRIKKKFECDTFFPAIPSDFVLIEDPTVPQGIQEEKEIEFIYEVYERR from the exons ATGTATACGC GATTGCTGCATCGGTTTTACTCGTCCGCCAATATGCCACCTAAATTAGAACTGATTGCTGCAGCATGTGAAAACATGGGCATCGGAATAAACGGCGACTTGCCGTGGCGTTTAAA GACCGAAATGGCGTTTTTTACGCGCATGACAAGCGATACGAAAgacgcaaataaaaagaatgtcGTGCTGATGGGTCGGCGTACGTGGGATTGCATCCCCGACAAATACCGACCCTTGAAAGGCCGCATAAATATGGTGCTAACATCGCAGTCACT AGATTACGGTGACAAAGCGATAACGTGCAAGAGCATACCGCACGCCGTTGAAGTGATCACGCGGATGCAAGATCAAGTAGAAAGAGTCTGGGTAATAGGAGGGAGTAGCGTGTACGAG GCCGCCATGAAATCCCCGCACTTCGGGCGATTGTATCTGACACgtataaagaagaaatttgaATGCGATACGTTCTTCCCGGCAATCCCGAGCGACTTCGTGTTGATAGA GGATCCCACAGTACCGCAAGGCATACAAGAAGAGAAggaaatagaatttatatatgaaGTGTATGAAAGGAGATGA
- the LOC105280354 gene encoding dihydrofolate reductase isoform X1 gives MIHSDHYSFPMKTVMFALGLLHRFYSSANMPPKLELIAAACENMGIGINGDLPWRLKTEMAFFTRMTSDTKDANKKNVVLMGRRTWDCIPDKYRPLKGRINMVLTSQSLDYGDKAITCKSIPHAVEVITRMQDQVERVWVIGGSSVYEAAMKSPHFGRLYLTRIKKKFECDTFFPAIPSDFVLIEDPTVPQGIQEEKEIEFIYEVYERR, from the exons ATGATACACTCTGACCACTATAGTTTTCCAATGAAAACTGTTATGTTCGCATTAGGATTGCTGCATCGGTTTTACTCGTCCGCCAATATGCCACCTAAATTAGAACTGATTGCTGCAGCATGTGAAAACATGGGCATCGGAATAAACGGCGACTTGCCGTGGCGTTTAAA GACCGAAATGGCGTTTTTTACGCGCATGACAAGCGATACGAAAgacgcaaataaaaagaatgtcGTGCTGATGGGTCGGCGTACGTGGGATTGCATCCCCGACAAATACCGACCCTTGAAAGGCCGCATAAATATGGTGCTAACATCGCAGTCACT AGATTACGGTGACAAAGCGATAACGTGCAAGAGCATACCGCACGCCGTTGAAGTGATCACGCGGATGCAAGATCAAGTAGAAAGAGTCTGGGTAATAGGAGGGAGTAGCGTGTACGAG GCCGCCATGAAATCCCCGCACTTCGGGCGATTGTATCTGACACgtataaagaagaaatttgaATGCGATACGTTCTTCCCGGCAATCCCGAGCGACTTCGTGTTGATAGA GGATCCCACAGTACCGCAAGGCATACAAGAAGAGAAggaaatagaatttatatatgaaGTGTATGAAAGGAGATGA
- the LOC105280354 gene encoding dihydrofolate reductase isoform X3: MPPKLELIAAACENMGIGINGDLPWRLKTEMAFFTRMTSDTKDANKKNVVLMGRRTWDCIPDKYRPLKGRINMVLTSQSLDYGDKAITCKSIPHAVEVITRMQDQVERVWVIGGSSVYEAAMKSPHFGRLYLTRIKKKFECDTFFPAIPSDFVLIEDPTVPQGIQEEKEIEFIYEVYERR; this comes from the exons ATGCCACCTAAATTAGAACTGATTGCTGCAGCATGTGAAAACATGGGCATCGGAATAAACGGCGACTTGCCGTGGCGTTTAAA GACCGAAATGGCGTTTTTTACGCGCATGACAAGCGATACGAAAgacgcaaataaaaagaatgtcGTGCTGATGGGTCGGCGTACGTGGGATTGCATCCCCGACAAATACCGACCCTTGAAAGGCCGCATAAATATGGTGCTAACATCGCAGTCACT AGATTACGGTGACAAAGCGATAACGTGCAAGAGCATACCGCACGCCGTTGAAGTGATCACGCGGATGCAAGATCAAGTAGAAAGAGTCTGGGTAATAGGAGGGAGTAGCGTGTACGAG GCCGCCATGAAATCCCCGCACTTCGGGCGATTGTATCTGACACgtataaagaagaaatttgaATGCGATACGTTCTTCCCGGCAATCCCGAGCGACTTCGTGTTGATAGA GGATCCCACAGTACCGCAAGGCATACAAGAAGAGAAggaaatagaatttatatatgaaGTGTATGAAAGGAGATGA
- the LOC105280356 gene encoding histidine triad nucleotide-binding protein 1: protein MRLLSNFAVNACRRLGHPNSSRLTCSVSLRKMATEVEKAQSAAPEGDTIFGKILRKEIPCKFIYEDSQCVAFDDVNPQAPVHFLVIPRKPITQLSKAQDEDEPLLGHLMNVAQKVAKQKGLADGFRLVVNDGKHGAQSVYHLHLHVLGGRQLQWPPG from the exons ATGAGgttattatcgaattttgccGTGAACGCATGCAGACGTTTGGGACATCCGAATAGCAGTCGGCTAACGTGCTCTGTCAGTTTGAGGAAAATGGCGACTGAAGTGGAAAAGGCGCAATCCGCCGCACCGGAAGGTGACACGATATTCGGGAAAATTCTGCGTAAAGAAATCCCGTGCAAGTTCATCTACGAAGACAGTCAG TGTGTTGCATTCGATGACGTAAATCCCCAGGCACCCGTGCACTTCCTGGTGATCCCACGAAAGCCAATCACGCAACTGTCCAAAGCGCAAGATGAGGACGAGCCTTTGCTCGGCCATCTGATGAACGTTGCTCAGAAAGTCGCGAAACAGAAGGGCCTAGCAGACGGATTTCGCTTAGTTGTCAATGATGGCAAACACGGTGCACAATCGGTGTACCACCTGCATTTGCATGTTCTCGGTGGTCGACAGTTGCAGTGGCCACCTGGCTAA
- the LOC105280357 gene encoding cyclin-dependent kinase 4 codes for MAGTSQRSSEELEPDLSVQPAPKRSKWSETSDEPSVKGRSTESTETPSTSKISLETDVTSEQEKDKQSSDVAESAGTSEQSALIGETSTESSEELVQTAESSEELVQTAESTEELIQKHSEACERERDTAAEAIPGTSQGTELGTLKYIVMKCSNPVNRRTSLAVDDESMSNFPLRSNSAYETLSSIGGGAYGTVFKAKDKSSGQVVALKKIRVPLSEDGLPVSTVREIAALKSLEPYEHPHIVRLLDVCQGEEQSEGSLSDDEQQSERSSRGLSLWLVFEHVERDLDSFIKSHRVQNPRSFIPSSQVRQMMKELLTGVDFLHSHRILHRDLKPQNILVTRDGRIKIADFGLAKTYDFEMRLTSLVATLWYRAPEVLLGCSYASSVDIWSVGCIFAELCRLEPLFPGGSEGDQLDRIFQVLGTPTQNAWPENVSLSWNAFPYRQPKHFGAIIPDLNEHGLDLIQSMLVFNPESRITAAQALTHRYFN; via the exons ATGGCTGGTACATCACAACGTTCGAGCGAAGAGCTCGAACCAGATCTATCGGTCCAACCAGCTCCAAAAAGGTCCAAATGGTCCGAAACATCCGATGAGCCGTCTGTGAAAGGACGTTCAACGGAAAGCACTGAAACACCATCTACGAGCAAGATCTCGTTAGAGACTGACGTTACATCCGAACAAGAAAAGGACAAGCAATCATCCGATGTTGCGGAATCAGCGGGAACGTCGGAACAATCGGCTTTGATCGGCGAGACGTCTACGGAATCGAGCGAGGAATTAGTCCAAACTGCGGAATCGAGCGAGGAATTAGTCCAAACTGCGGAATCGACCGAGGAATTAATCCAAAAACATTCGGAGGCCtgcgaacgagagagagataccGCGGCGGAAGCGATTCCAGGTACCTCGCAAGGAACAGAGCTCGGCACACTGAAATATATCGTAATGAAGTGCAGCAATCCAGTGAACCGTCGTACCTCCTTGGCAGTTGATGATGAAAGCATGTCCAATTTCCCGCTGCGTAGCAATTCAGCGTACGAGACTCTCTCCTCTATCGGGGGCGGCGCGTACGGCACGGTATTCAAAGCGAAAGATAAGTCAAGCGGTCAAGTCGTAGCGCTTAAGAAAATCAGAGTACCTTTGTCGGAGGATGGTTTGCCTGTGTCCACTGTCAGGGAGATTGCCGCCCTCAAATCGCTGGAGCCATACGAACACCCACATATC GTCAGATTATTAGATGTTTGTCAAGGAGAAGAACAATCCGAGGGGTCCTTGTCAGATGACGAACAGCAATCCGAAAGGTCCAGTCGTGGTCTTAGCTTGTGGTTAGTGTTTGAGCACGTGGAAAGAGATCTCGACTCGTTCATAAAAAGTCATCGAGTACAAAATCCGCGATCGTTCATCCCGTCAAGTCAAGTCAGGCAAATGATGAAGGAGTTACTTACTGGGGTAGATTTCTTACACAGTCATAGAATACTGCACAGGGATTTAAAACCGCAAAATATTTTGGTCACGCGAGACGGGAGAATCAAAATTGCAGACTTCGGCTTAGCCAAGACTTATGATTTTGAGATGAGATTAACTTCGTTG GTGGCAACTCTTTGGTATCGAGCGCCTGAGGTACTTTTGGGATGCTCCTACGCTTCTTCTGTAGATATCTGGTCAGTCGGCTGCATATTTGCAGAACTTTGTAGATTGGAGCCATTATTCCCAGGTGGCAGCGAGGGTGATCAACTCGATAGGATTTTCCA aGTTCTGGGTACTCCAACGCAGAACGCATGGCCGGAAAACGTATCGCTTAGTTGGAACGCTTTCCCGTACAGACAACCAAAACATTTTGGTGCAATAATACCAGATCTCAATGAGCATGGTCTAGACTTAATACAGAGCATGCTCGTGTTCAATCCTGAGAGTCGTATAACAGCAGCTCAAGCTTTAACTCACAGATATTTTAACTGA